A section of the Methanobrevibacter arboriphilus JCM 13429 = DSM 1125 genome encodes:
- a CDS encoding nucleotide pyrophosphohydrolase: MDKDIINKIIEFRDERNWKQFHTPENLVKSISIESAELLECFQWNNDFNKKEVTEELADILIYCIYLADVLDINIDDIINYKIDLNNEKYPLDNSKGNSKKYNKL; encoded by the coding sequence ATGGATAAAGATATAATTAATAAAATCATTGAATTTAGAGATGAAAGAAACTGGAAACAATTTCACACTCCTGAAAATTTGGTTAAATCTATATCTATTGAATCAGCTGAATTACTCGAGTGTTTTCAATGGAATAATGATTTTAATAAAAAAGAAGTTACTGAAGAACTTGCAGATATATTAATCTATTGTATTTATCTCGCTGATGTATTAGATATTAATATTGATGATATTATTAATTATAAAATTGATTTAAATAATGAAAAATATCCTCTTGATAACTCTAAAGGAAATTCTAAAAAATATAATAAATTATAA